The Methyloferula stellata AR4 genome includes a window with the following:
- a CDS encoding DUF1839 family protein produces the protein MGLTVLAASEAQTVPAVFPHLTPETYRRSELHDPGREWPETNCFMDLWIEIINALGQNPVAALGFTVAQDFEGDQFTFFKFPPEDLALLYGAKLMELAIYDCVESHALEQIERGRLPAIEVNGFYLPDTKGLSYRLEHTKTAIGINRLDPVAKRMDYFHNAGLFTLEGEDYDAILGKNLDAAAKATRLFPYSEFVKFDPPPKGLDLHQTAVSLLRKHLATRPSDNPVAAFQTRIREKAHYLAQREPAYFHKYAFNTCRQLGANFELLADHLLWLSQQGEPGLEAAVAASKAIATGAKSFQFQLARAAAKKKFEGLAAQLDPLVAHHQTALDALSARYA, from the coding sequence ATGGGGTTGACCGTGCTCGCAGCATCCGAAGCGCAAACGGTTCCAGCCGTCTTTCCGCACCTGACGCCCGAGACCTATCGCCGGAGCGAGTTGCACGACCCGGGGCGCGAATGGCCGGAAACCAATTGCTTCATGGATCTCTGGATCGAGATCATCAATGCGCTCGGGCAAAATCCAGTCGCGGCGCTGGGCTTCACCGTGGCGCAGGATTTCGAAGGCGATCAATTCACCTTCTTCAAGTTTCCGCCCGAGGATCTGGCGCTTCTCTACGGCGCGAAGCTGATGGAACTCGCGATTTACGATTGCGTCGAATCGCATGCGCTCGAACAGATCGAGCGTGGCCGTCTGCCGGCAATCGAGGTCAACGGCTTCTATCTGCCGGACACGAAGGGGCTCTCCTACCGGCTCGAACATACAAAGACCGCGATCGGCATCAACCGGCTCGACCCCGTGGCAAAGCGCATGGATTATTTCCACAATGCCGGATTGTTCACGCTCGAGGGCGAGGATTACGACGCGATCCTCGGCAAGAATCTCGATGCGGCGGCGAAGGCCACGCGGCTTTTTCCCTATAGCGAATTCGTGAAATTCGATCCGCCGCCGAAAGGTCTCGATCTCCACCAGACGGCCGTGAGCCTCTTGCGCAAGCATCTTGCGACGCGGCCTTCGGATAATCCCGTGGCAGCGTTTCAAACCCGCATCCGTGAGAAGGCGCATTATCTCGCACAACGCGAGCCCGCCTATTTTCACAAATATGCCTTCAACACCTGCCGCCAGCTCGGTGCCAATTTCGAGCTTCTCGCCGATCATCTTTTGTGGCTGAGTCAGCAGGGCGAGCCCGGCCTCGAGGCGGCCGTTGCGGCCAGCAAGGCCATCGCGACCGGCGCCAAATCCTTCCAATTCCAGCTCGCACGCGCGGCAGCCAAGAAAAAATTCGAGGGCTTGGCGGCCCAGCTCGATCCCCTCGTCGCGCATCATCAAACCGCTCTCGATGCGTTGAGCGCACGTTATGCTTAA
- a CDS encoding amino acid--[acyl-carrier-protein] ligase, producing the protein MDCQSFLHGLFAKGLLIETGVDGLYARGGVFEDVVARFDALITSFGGSDGAEVIRFPPGMNKALLEKAGYMKGFPQLAGTVHSFEGNDKQHAELLDKQARGEDWTALQHATDIVLTPAACYPLYPIVARRGALPENGGIFDIQSYCFRHEPSQESTRMQMFRMREYVRVGSPEEVTEFRATWFERAGKLMTLLGVPFHLDVANDPFFGRAGKILASSQRDQKLKFEMLVPIEDEANPTACLSFNYHQDHFGALWGIKRADGEVAHTACVGFGMERVVLALFKHHGLDTAAWPSSVREALWG; encoded by the coding sequence ATCGATTGCCAATCCTTTCTTCATGGACTCTTTGCCAAAGGTCTGTTGATCGAAACGGGTGTCGACGGCCTTTACGCCCGCGGCGGGGTCTTCGAAGATGTCGTCGCGCGTTTTGATGCTCTGATCACCAGCTTTGGAGGCAGCGACGGCGCGGAAGTCATCCGCTTTCCCCCCGGCATGAACAAAGCTCTTTTAGAAAAAGCCGGCTATATGAAGGGCTTTCCGCAGCTTGCCGGAACGGTCCATAGTTTCGAAGGCAACGACAAGCAGCATGCCGAATTGCTCGACAAGCAGGCGCGCGGCGAGGATTGGACCGCGCTGCAACACGCAACCGACATCGTTCTGACGCCGGCCGCCTGCTACCCGCTCTATCCGATCGTCGCTCGGCGCGGCGCGCTGCCGGAAAACGGCGGAATTTTTGATATTCAGTCCTATTGCTTCCGGCACGAACCGTCGCAAGAATCGACCCGCATGCAAATGTTTCGCATGCGTGAATATGTGCGGGTCGGCAGCCCGGAGGAAGTGACGGAATTCCGCGCCACCTGGTTCGAACGCGCCGGAAAACTCATGACCCTGCTCGGCGTGCCGTTCCATCTCGACGTCGCGAACGATCCTTTCTTCGGCCGCGCCGGTAAGATTCTGGCGTCGAGCCAGCGCGATCAGAAATTGAAATTCGAAATGCTCGTACCGATCGAAGACGAAGCGAATCCGACGGCCTGCCTCAGTTTCAATTATCATCAGGATCACTTCGGCGCTCTTTGGGGTATCAAGCGAGCCGATGGCGAGGTGGCACATACGGCCTGCGTCGGCTTCGGCATGGAGCGCGTCGTGCTCGCCCTCTTCAAACATCATGGTCTCGACACCGCGGCATGGCCTTCTTCCGTACGCGAAGCCTTATGGGGTTGA